Proteins co-encoded in one Nitratireductor kimnyeongensis genomic window:
- a CDS encoding TRAP transporter small permease subunit has translation MQTIDLFLGRIGRLLAFLASLCLVVMMFQICLDVGGRYLFGKPMPSTLEIVSDWWMPALIFLPLLNVEWRNENIAVDLFYQGLGPKAQALLDAFALICFGAFLALIAYAGFEQALRAYRQGEFIVGMIPVITWPPRFFLPVAGFLTALLCLVRAAGAVSRAASSQTQNSDQ, from the coding sequence ATGCAAACCATCGATCTCTTTCTGGGCCGGATTGGCCGCCTGCTGGCGTTTCTGGCCAGCCTGTGTCTCGTCGTCATGATGTTCCAGATCTGTCTGGATGTCGGCGGCCGTTACCTCTTTGGTAAGCCGATGCCCTCCACACTGGAGATCGTGTCGGACTGGTGGATGCCGGCACTCATCTTTCTTCCGTTGCTCAATGTCGAATGGCGCAACGAGAACATTGCCGTCGATCTTTTCTATCAGGGGCTGGGACCAAAAGCACAGGCATTGCTCGATGCCTTTGCGCTGATCTGCTTCGGCGCGTTTCTGGCATTGATCGCCTATGCGGGGTTTGAACAGGCGCTGCGCGCCTATCGTCAGGGCGAGTTCATTGTCGGCATGATCCCTGTCATCACATGGCCGCCGCGCTTCTTCCTGCCGGTGGCGGGTTTCCTGACCGCACTTCTCTGCCTTGTCCGAGCTGCTGGCGCGGTTTCGCGTGCCGCTTCGTCCCAGACACAAAACAGCGACCAGTAA
- a CDS encoding C4-dicarboxylate TRAP transporter substrate-binding protein has protein sequence MKKTITAAILALAASTASAAAIELTVSSWVAPSHPTIFAGYETYFPAVAEASNGEVTFNLVSGGALLGGKETLTGLGDGVADASVLALTYNPAQLPTSQLVAELAMLSGNSLAVAAAVTEFTLLNCAPCIAEFSKQNVVYTGSYATAPYALISKSEIGKTADIAGKRVRSPGGAWDRWIGEAGATVVHTSSSEMYEALDKGVIDVAMQPAASLKTHSLWDVADTITLGSFGVYNSGPLLAFNKDSWAELTPENRRVMLDKMAEAIVATTNAYVAQNEEAKAEAADHGMKVLDKPEALEAEIASFNSQDVSAIVTKAKDVYGVDDAQTLIESYQAALAKWEEITASGLSDEALAERMKTEIFDKLSENEYGL, from the coding sequence ATGAAGAAAACCATCACCGCCGCCATTCTCGCTCTGGCCGCCAGCACGGCCAGCGCCGCTGCGATCGAACTCACCGTCAGCTCCTGGGTCGCTCCTTCGCACCCGACGATTTTCGCTGGCTATGAAACATATTTCCCGGCGGTGGCCGAAGCATCCAATGGCGAAGTGACCTTCAACCTCGTCTCAGGCGGCGCGCTTCTGGGCGGCAAGGAAACCCTGACCGGACTGGGCGATGGGGTGGCCGACGCTTCCGTGCTCGCGCTCACCTACAACCCGGCACAGCTTCCCACCAGCCAGCTTGTGGCAGAGCTTGCCATGCTGAGCGGCAACTCCCTTGCCGTTGCGGCGGCGGTCACCGAGTTCACTCTGTTGAACTGCGCGCCCTGCATCGCAGAATTTTCCAAGCAGAACGTGGTCTATACCGGCAGCTATGCCACCGCGCCCTATGCGTTGATCAGCAAGAGCGAGATCGGCAAGACGGCGGACATCGCCGGCAAGCGGGTTCGTTCGCCCGGCGGCGCGTGGGATCGCTGGATCGGTGAGGCCGGCGCGACGGTCGTCCACACCTCCAGTTCGGAAATGTATGAGGCCCTCGACAAGGGTGTCATTGATGTTGCCATGCAGCCCGCCGCTTCGTTGAAAACACACTCGCTCTGGGACGTTGCCGACACGATCACGCTCGGCAGCTTCGGCGTCTACAATTCCGGGCCACTTCTCGCCTTCAACAAGGACAGCTGGGCGGAGCTCACCCCCGAGAACCGTCGCGTCATGCTCGACAAGATGGCCGAGGCCATCGTTGCAACGACCAATGCCTACGTCGCGCAGAACGAAGAAGCGAAAGCCGAGGCGGCCGATCACGGCATGAAGGTTCTGGACAAGCCTGAGGCGCTTGAAGCCGAAATCGCCAGCTTCAACAGCCAGGACGTTTCCGCCATCGTGACAAAGGCGAAGGACGTTTATGGCGTCGACGACGCGCAAACGCTGATCGAGAGCTATCAGGCGGCTTTGGCCAAGTGGGAAGAGATCACCGCATCCGGCCTTTCCGACGAGGCCCTGGCAGAGCGCATGAAGACGGAGATCTTCGACAAGCTCTCCGAGAACGAATACGGCCTTTGA
- a CDS encoding M81 family metallopeptidase, which translates to MRIGIARLWHEANSFSVSQTRLEHFEAREWCRGEGCIAHYRGTATEPGGAIAWAELRDDVELVFSRCASAAPAGPVDQELLDQLTAEIAEDPALEGIDGLYLSLHGACIGTIDPDPETTLVGGLRRRFPDLPIAASFDMHACIAPELAGMLDAATVYRTYPHIDMAEAARDALDMLAHIIRDGAQSHVVLKAIDKILPSFNMHTDGPGPMLDIENEARAAGIKIGGKSLFPVAYPFASFAYADVPQANAGVLVTCEDKYQGQALADHAAGYMQAAQARFQPDLPSAEAVLAGRPWADGSRVAILEPADNPLSGGIGDTPGLFRAAMNAGLPEGSVFAFFAAPEIVAVAHRSGVGAELDISLGARLDARFGEPVACRAEVLRITDGRFQNEDAMERGMKVDLGPTALLRIGNLRVIVTTGCQAPNDSAYFHLHGIEIHQVPVLLAKAKNHFRAAFGNRFDVIQSCETLGPAMADVSKLPFRNVPRERFNLKDQRVT; encoded by the coding sequence ATGCGTATCGGCATCGCTCGCCTTTGGCACGAAGCGAACTCCTTTTCGGTTTCCCAGACACGACTGGAGCATTTTGAGGCGCGGGAATGGTGTCGCGGCGAGGGCTGCATCGCGCATTATCGCGGCACGGCAACGGAACCTGGCGGCGCAATTGCCTGGGCAGAGCTGCGCGACGACGTTGAGCTGGTTTTCTCGCGCTGCGCTTCGGCCGCTCCGGCAGGCCCCGTGGATCAGGAACTTCTCGACCAGCTGACGGCCGAGATCGCCGAAGACCCGGCACTGGAAGGCATCGACGGTCTGTACCTGTCGCTTCACGGCGCCTGTATCGGCACGATTGATCCGGATCCCGAAACGACGCTTGTTGGGGGCCTTCGCCGCCGCTTCCCGGATTTGCCGATTGCCGCTTCCTTCGACATGCATGCCTGCATCGCGCCGGAGCTTGCCGGCATGCTCGATGCCGCTACCGTTTACCGGACCTATCCTCACATAGACATGGCTGAGGCCGCGCGCGACGCGCTGGACATGCTGGCGCATATTATAAGGGACGGTGCGCAGAGCCATGTGGTCTTGAAGGCGATCGACAAGATCCTGCCGAGCTTCAACATGCACACCGATGGACCCGGCCCCATGCTGGACATCGAAAACGAAGCGCGGGCGGCGGGCATCAAGATCGGCGGCAAGTCTCTCTTTCCAGTCGCCTACCCCTTTGCCAGCTTCGCCTATGCCGACGTTCCGCAGGCCAATGCCGGCGTTCTCGTGACATGCGAAGACAAATATCAGGGGCAGGCTCTGGCGGATCATGCTGCCGGCTACATGCAGGCCGCGCAGGCACGTTTTCAGCCTGATCTTCCCTCGGCTGAGGCGGTGCTGGCAGGCCGTCCGTGGGCCGATGGAAGTCGCGTCGCGATCCTTGAGCCAGCCGACAATCCCCTTTCCGGAGGCATTGGCGACACGCCAGGGCTCTTCAGAGCCGCGATGAATGCGGGACTGCCAGAGGGCAGCGTGTTTGCGTTTTTTGCCGCACCGGAGATCGTGGCAGTCGCCCATCGGTCAGGCGTTGGTGCAGAGCTCGACATCAGCCTCGGCGCGAGGCTCGACGCCCGCTTCGGAGAGCCGGTCGCCTGCCGGGCCGAAGTCCTGCGCATCACCGATGGCCGTTTTCAGAATGAGGACGCCATGGAGCGGGGCATGAAGGTGGACCTCGGCCCGACAGCTCTGCTGCGCATCGGGAACCTTCGGGTCATCGTGACCACGGGCTGCCAGGCTCCCAATGACAGCGCCTATTTCCATCTGCACGGCATCGAGATCCATCAGGTGCCCGTGCTGCTCGCCAAGGCAAAAAATCATTTCCGGGCTGCATTCGGCAACCGGTTCGACGTCATCCAGTCCTGCGAAACGCTGGGGCCAGCCATGGCTGACGTTTCAAAACTGCCCTTCCGAAATGTGCCTCGGGAGCGCTTCAACCTGAAAGATCAGAGGGTAACATGA
- a CDS encoding ATP-binding protein — METPQSPALRSYHSWIANETLEDYSLRYAARSFRRWSPFVIANTALGGISFLALEAIGGAITLSYGFANAFPAVLITCLFVFVTNLPIAYYSSRYNIDMDLLTRGAGFGYIGSTITSLIYATFTFIFFALEGAIMAQALKLFADVPLVLGYIISSLVIIPITFMGVTMISKLQMVTQPIWIAMLLAPFIYIAVGHPETLDQWMAFAGSETPDGGFDVLAFGSAIGVLCALSIQIGEQVDYLRFLPDKTRENRWRWWAAVISAGPGWIVVGGFKILCGSLLAVLAVSAGLSPSTALEPIHMYIKAYEYVSDDPRTVLALAAIFVLISQVKINVTNAYAGSLAWSNFFSRVTHYHPGRVVWLIFNILISLLLMLLGIFQTLELVLAVYSVIAAAWIGSIFADLAILKPMGVSPPFTEFKRAYLYDFNPVGCGSMAFASLFAIICFMGSFGDLAEAYAAPIAFFTALSGAVLIGVVTRGRYYLARPRAPLAEPEKPVVRCEICELEYERPDMVHCTFYQRPICSLCCSLDSHCHDVCKSSGTVLETSRSRYFGRALRSKIAPRMTQRLLKVSGVLFSLAVMTAAVFLLTYRLIEPTALQPHVESGALLLRVFLALLPLLAIGAWWIVLSHESRELAERDLVTSLEKLRQAQQELASNERLAAIGQITATVSHELRNPLGTMVTSTDILRRSLKNADEPVTGELQRLQRNAWRCVRIIEDLLDFSRKHAPVMSPVAIDRWVKQQLSEEDHDIAHLITLKLDAGCDVLADAERLRQAFSNVLQNAAQACEERGKQNGQIIISSQRLHDRVYLSVSDNGGGMSQDVAERVFEPLFSTKAFGVGLGMPLVKRIMEQHGGDVLIESQKGVGTTVSLVLPCAGERAP; from the coding sequence GTGGAGACACCGCAATCGCCTGCCTTGCGATCCTATCATTCATGGATCGCCAATGAGACGCTGGAGGATTATTCGCTGCGCTATGCCGCACGGTCCTTCCGGCGCTGGTCTCCGTTCGTCATCGCCAACACTGCGCTGGGCGGCATCTCGTTTCTGGCACTGGAGGCGATCGGCGGCGCGATCACGCTGAGCTACGGCTTCGCCAATGCGTTTCCCGCCGTTCTCATCACCTGTCTGTTCGTCTTCGTGACGAACCTCCCCATCGCCTATTATTCGAGCCGCTACAACATCGATATGGATCTGCTGACCCGCGGGGCGGGGTTCGGCTATATCGGCTCCACCATCACGTCGCTGATCTATGCGACCTTCACCTTCATCTTCTTCGCGCTCGAAGGCGCGATCATGGCGCAGGCGCTGAAGCTCTTTGCGGATGTGCCGCTGGTGCTGGGCTACATTATCTCGTCGCTCGTCATCATTCCCATCACCTTCATGGGCGTGACGATGATCAGTAAGCTGCAGATGGTCACCCAGCCTATCTGGATTGCCATGCTGCTTGCGCCCTTCATTTACATCGCGGTCGGCCATCCCGAAACGCTCGATCAGTGGATGGCGTTTGCCGGCAGCGAAACGCCGGATGGCGGTTTCGATGTACTCGCCTTCGGCTCGGCCATAGGTGTCCTCTGCGCACTCTCCATCCAGATTGGCGAGCAGGTGGATTATCTGCGCTTCCTGCCCGACAAGACGCGCGAAAACCGTTGGCGCTGGTGGGCGGCGGTCATCTCCGCCGGCCCCGGCTGGATCGTGGTCGGCGGTTTCAAGATTCTCTGCGGCAGCCTTCTGGCCGTGCTCGCGGTCTCGGCCGGCCTCTCGCCATCGACGGCGCTCGAGCCGATCCACATGTATATCAAGGCCTATGAATATGTGAGTGACGACCCCCGCACCGTGCTGGCGCTGGCGGCGATCTTCGTCCTCATCTCTCAGGTCAAGATCAACGTGACGAACGCCTATGCCGGATCGCTCGCCTGGTCCAATTTCTTCTCGCGCGTCACGCATTATCACCCTGGCCGCGTAGTGTGGCTGATCTTCAACATCCTGATCTCTCTGCTTTTGATGCTGCTCGGTATCTTCCAGACATTGGAGCTGGTGCTGGCGGTCTACTCGGTCATCGCCGCGGCGTGGATCGGTTCCATCTTTGCCGATCTCGCCATCTTGAAGCCGATGGGCGTCAGCCCTCCCTTCACCGAGTTCAAGCGCGCCTATCTCTACGATTTCAATCCGGTCGGCTGCGGATCGATGGCGTTTGCCTCGCTGTTCGCCATCATCTGCTTCATGGGCAGTTTCGGCGATCTGGCCGAAGCCTATGCCGCTCCCATCGCCTTCTTCACCGCGCTTTCAGGCGCCGTTCTGATAGGCGTGGTCACACGCGGCCGCTATTATCTCGCTCGCCCGCGTGCTCCGCTCGCCGAGCCCGAAAAACCGGTGGTGCGATGCGAAATCTGCGAGCTGGAGTACGAACGACCGGACATGGTGCATTGCACCTTTTATCAGCGCCCGATCTGCTCGCTCTGCTGCAGTCTCGATTCCCATTGCCACGATGTCTGTAAATCGTCGGGCACGGTTCTGGAGACCTCGCGTTCGCGGTATTTCGGACGCGCCCTTCGCAGCAAGATCGCGCCACGCATGACGCAGCGGCTGCTCAAGGTGAGCGGCGTCCTTTTCTCGCTCGCCGTGATGACTGCCGCGGTCTTCCTTCTCACCTACCGGCTGATCGAGCCGACCGCGCTTCAGCCGCATGTGGAAAGCGGCGCGCTTCTTCTGCGCGTGTTCCTGGCGCTTCTTCCGCTGCTTGCCATTGGCGCATGGTGGATCGTTCTTTCGCATGAAAGCAGGGAGCTGGCCGAGCGCGATCTCGTCACCTCGCTGGAAAAGCTTCGGCAGGCGCAGCAAGAGCTTGCCTCAAACGAGCGTCTGGCAGCCATCGGTCAGATCACCGCCACGGTCAGCCATGAGCTGCGCAATCCGCTGGGCACAATGGTCACCTCCACCGACATTCTGCGGCGCTCACTCAAGAACGCGGATGAACCCGTCACCGGCGAATTGCAGCGCTTGCAGCGCAATGCCTGGCGCTGCGTGCGCATCATCGAGGATCTTCTGGATTTCTCGCGCAAGCACGCGCCCGTCATGTCGCCCGTGGCCATCGACCGTTGGGTCAAGCAGCAATTGAGCGAAGAGGATCACGACATCGCGCATCTCATCACGCTCAAGCTTGATGCCGGGTGTGATGTCCTTGCCGATGCCGAGCGTCTGCGGCAGGCCTTCTCCAATGTTCTGCAGAATGCAGCGCAGGCGTGCGAGGAACGTGGGAAGCAAAACGGCCAGATCATCATTTCCAGCCAACGCCTGCATGACCGGGTCTACCTGTCGGTCTCCGACAATGGCGGCGGCATGTCTCAGGATGTGGCCGAGCGCGTGTTCGAACCCTTGTTTAGCACCAAGGCGTTTGGCGTTGGGCTCGGCATGCCACTCGTCAAGCGCATCATGGAACAGCATGGCGGGGACGTGCTCATCGAGAGTCAGAAAGGTGTTGGCACCACCGTGTCGCTTGTTCTGCCATGCGCGGGAGAGCGTGCGCCATGA